The nucleotide sequence GCGGTGGCGCGCGGCAGGCCCAGGTGGACGCCGCCCTCGATCATCGCCTCGACCAGGTAGAACACGTACGCCGGGCCGGAGCCGGAGACGGCGGTGACGGCGTCCTGCAGTTTCTCCGGGACGCGGGCCACCCGGCCGGTGGAGCGCAGCAGGTCCTCGGCCTCGCGCAAGTGCGTCTCGTCGCTGTTCGCACCGGCCGAGATGGCGGCCATGCCCTCGCCGACCAGCGCCGGAGTGTTCGGCATGACCCGCACGACGGCGACGCCGCCGGGCAGCCGCGCCTCGACGAACGCCGTCGTGATGCCGGCCGCCAGCGACACGAACAGCTGCCCGGGCCGGGCCGAGACCGCGACCTCGTCGAGCAGCGGCCCGACGTCGTGCGGCTTCACCACGAGCAGGACGGTGTCAGCGCGCTTCACGGCCTCGGCGTTGTCGAGCACCTCGACGCCGTACCGCTCGGTCAGCTCCGCCGCGCGGTCGGACCGCTTCTCGCCGACCAGCACGTCGGAGACGGGCCGGCCGCCCTGCAGGATGCCGGAGAGCAGCGCCTCACCCATCACGCCGGCGCCGAGGATCGCCACGGTCATTTGGAGCTCGCCACCGATCGCAGGAGGAATCCGAGGTTGGCCGGCCGGTCGGCCAGCCGGCGGACCAGGTAGGCGTACCACTCAGGTCCGTAGGGGACGTACACCCGGACCCGCTCGCCGGCCCGGACCAGCCGGACCTGCTCGCGCGAGCGCAGGCCGTAGAGCATCTGGTACTCGTAGCTGCCCTGCTCGCGCCGGTGCCGGGCGGCCAGCGACCCGGCGATCTCGACCAGCCGGGGGTCGTGCGTGGCGATCATCGGGTAGCCGTCGCCGGCGAACAGCACCTTCATGCAGCGCACGTACGAGCGGTCGACGTCGCCGCGGTCGCGGAAGGCGACGCTCTCGGGCTCGTCGTAGGCGCCCTTGCACAGCCGCACCCGCGAGCCCTCGTGGGCGAGGTCGCGGCAGTCGGCCTCGGTGCGCTTGAGCTGGGCCTGCAGCACCACGCCGACGCTGGGGAAGTCGGTGCGCAGGTCGCGCAGGACGTCCAGCGTGGCGTCGGTGGTGGTGTGGTCCTCCATGTCCAGCGTCACCGTGGTGGCGGCGTCGGCGGCCGCCTGGCAGATCTGCTGCGCGTTCTCGAGCGCGATGGCCGGGCCGTCGGCCGGCAGCGCCTGCCCGACCGCCGACAGCCGCACCGACACCTCGACGTCGGTGGTCAGCTCGGCCTTCTCGAGCGCCTCGAGCAGTGCGACGTAGACCTGCGCGATGCGCGTGGCCTGGGCGCGGTCGTGGGTGTCCTCGCCCAGGTGGTCGATGGTGACCGCAAGACCCTCACCGGTCAGCTCGCCGGCCACCCGCACGACGTCGCTCTGCTCCGGGCCGGCGACGTAACGCGCGACGACGCCGCGGGCCAGCGGGAGACGCTCGACCGTGTGCCGCAGCCGCTCGCTCCGCGACGCGCCCAGCAGGGCCGAACGAAATATCATCCGGGCTGGCGCCAGACCCTGCGGTCGGCTACCAACCTTCCCCAATGCCAATGCGGTGCCCTCTCCTCGCGGTAGCCGGACTCCGCCAGGGTACGGCACCTGAGGTCACGGAGTGCGGCGACGCAGCGTGGCCGCGCCGAGCGCCAGCAGCGCCACCGAGAACCCCAGCACGACGCCGATCTGGCCCCACACCTCCGGGTCGGTGTTGGCCTGGACCTCGCTCATCGCGTCGACGGCGTACGACAGCGGCAGCACGTCGGAGATCGCCTCGAGGACGTCCGGCAGCTGGTCGCGCGGCACCAGCAGCCCGCAGAGCAGGAACTGCGGGAGGATCAGCGCCGGCATGAACT is from Jiangella alkaliphila and encodes:
- the proC gene encoding pyrroline-5-carboxylate reductase, translating into MTVAILGAGVMGEALLSGILQGGRPVSDVLVGEKRSDRAAELTERYGVEVLDNAEAVKRADTVLLVVKPHDVGPLLDEVAVSARPGQLFVSLAAGITTAFVEARLPGGVAVVRVMPNTPALVGEGMAAISAGANSDETHLREAEDLLRSTGRVARVPEKLQDAVTAVSGSGPAYVFYLVEAMIEGGVHLGLPRATATELVVQTLAGSAQLLRDTGEHPSVLRERVTSPGGTTAAALRKLDDGKVRADVLAAMEAARDRSRALASGESG
- a CDS encoding proline dehydrogenase family protein, yielding MFRSALLGASRSERLRHTVERLPLARGVVARYVAGPEQSDVVRVAGELTGEGLAVTIDHLGEDTHDRAQATRIAQVYVALLEALEKAELTTDVEVSVRLSAVGQALPADGPAIALENAQQICQAAADAATTVTLDMEDHTTTDATLDVLRDLRTDFPSVGVVLQAQLKRTEADCRDLAHEGSRVRLCKGAYDEPESVAFRDRGDVDRSYVRCMKVLFAGDGYPMIATHDPRLVEIAGSLAARHRREQGSYEYQMLYGLRSREQVRLVRAGERVRVYVPYGPEWYAYLVRRLADRPANLGFLLRSVASSK